Part of the Anas platyrhynchos isolate ZD024472 breed Pekin duck chromosome 12, IASCAAS_PekinDuck_T2T, whole genome shotgun sequence genome, AATTTGCATGCTTCCAGGAGACATTTATTTGATCTCTTTATTTTCCCTCAAGGTGGGCAAAATATTGGACTGAATCGCATTCCTCCTACCCAGTGCGATAATTGGGTGCGGACTAGTAATGGAGGACACTTTGCTTCACCAAACTACCCTAACATGTACCCACCAAATCAAGAGTGCATCTACATCTTAGAAGGTACCAgctatatttctgttttgttgtattGTAACCTTACTGTtaaattgattattttaaactgttaaAACTGTCGTTTTAACATATCATCAAGTATCGTATAGTCATATCGGTAATATAATCGATTCTTTAGTTACTTGGTTGAGTGAGAAGTTAAATGTACTCTTTTGGGTAACAACAGCATGTGAATATAAAAGGCAAACATGTAGGAATCATCAATATGGAATAAGGCATAACCTCACAGCCAGAGAAAGCAGCATCAGATCTGCTGTAATCTATGAAAGCACAGAACTATTAAGATAAAAAATGTGGCTTATCTTAATATCATGTAGAATATTGCTGATAATAAATTGGAAAAGATGGCTGAAGAACTATCTTTAGCATTTATCAGATCACACTATATTAGTCTAAATCTATCTCAGGGACAGCAAATCTTTATGCTGCCCTTTATTAATAAAAACCCCACACCTGTCTGTCACAGTAGCACTGTACTAAAAATGGACACTTGTCCATTTTTGCACTACTGAAGTTATGCAatggggataaaaaaaaaaaaaaaacattaactagaaaaaaatacaatctaATGGGAATATCTTGGATAAAGGCTGCAAGACTTGGGACAcactaattatttttcctcttcctagATTGCATTCAAAACACACTGAAGTCAGCTAAAAACACTAGTTTGCTTCATCATCAGATTCATATCAATTAATTGGTGTTTTTCAAGTAACAAGTTTCAGCGAGTTTTTATTTGTCCTGATTAATATGGACCCTCATTTTTGTTTCCATGCATGCACATTGGAAGTTTTGTATCTTCCTTGCCACTGAATGCATGGAGAGCAGATATCCTGCCCAGCTTTAGGGTTCAGACACACTAGATCCAGTGCTGGATCTTCTTTGTACAAGGCAGTTTCCATGGGGCACAGAAACAGCTTCCATGCCTCTGTTCTCACTGTCATTACACAGGAACATTGTGGGAACCTGAGCGAGAAAAAGGTCCTCCACTGTTTCTAGCTAAGAGATGGTCCTTCCTGCAGACCACTGCCAATATGTGCAAACCAAcagccagaaatatttttaactcaTGTATAATTAAGGTGTAAATGTCTAAACAGTGTTAAAGATgtataaataaatcctttttgcaTCCAGAAGTAGACAGCATATGATTCATTAATGCTGTTGTTCCAGATACCAGTTAGTATCTGAAAGTTCATAGATGACACTAGCAAGAAGCACTAAGACTATACACAGAATATAAAAGCATGGTTCCAAACTACAGATGTGAAAGTGTGCTCTGATCAGTGATCTGATTCAAATCCTGGTTCAGACTTACCAACATCTGTAGTCATTCGTATATTGATAATATATATTAAGCAATTGCACTTTTCTGAGAATTCTACTAGAAGACATCTCCTGCCAAAGGATCTCCAAATTTGGGCTTAATGTTTAGGAAATATATCAGTGAGTAGTAGTTCTtgatatctttttcttttccattgttttctgtATCCCtcaatgttttttctttttttttttaatgtactttgTTCCCAGTACAACgctaatttatattttaatattaaaccTTGCTTGAATACCTTCGCATATGTGTTGATATGTGTTACACgtgacattttacatttatgtccttgctgaattttcaattttaaaggtcaaagaaaaaaaaatccatgtcaTTCCATGAAAAAGTATCTCCCACAGAATCAGTTTTAGAATTTTCATTAGAGTATATCTAAGTTTTTGTGGCAGACTACTAGGCGTATTTTGAGAAGTGTCTAGTCTCTTTATCTTGCTGTTTTGGAGGTCTCTCTCCATTTCATGTCTTCATGTGTGTTTTATATAGATCTCCATTTAATCTTTTGCTCAATTTTTTATGTCTAGCTGCTCCACGACAAAGAATTGAGTTGACCTTTGATGAACCTTATTACATAGAACCCTCATTTGAATGTCGGTTTGATCATCTGGAGGTTCGAGATGGACCTTTTGGCTTCTCCCCTCTCATTGATCGTTACTGTGGTCTGAAAAGCCCTGCATTAATTAGATCAACAGGGAGATTTATGTGGATCAAGTTTACTTCTGATGAGGAGCTGGAAGGAAAGGGATTTCAAGCAAAATACTCATTTATACCAGGTAAAGATGCCTAAAATTAATGACCACATTAATGACCATTTGCTCCCATGGAACTCTGTGGATGTGTTTATTCTGTCAGTCTAGAGCTGTATTTCTTCGTAAGTGCATATGAAGGCAAAGTAACAATGCAATAGTTAGAGGTGTCTGCTGTGCTAATCCTGATGGATACCTGAATAAAATCACCTTGGGAAATTGACCAAAGGGAATTACAGGTCTGTACTTTCCTAGTGAAGAAGTCAATTGATCTTGTTTGTACTGAAGGCTTTAGCAACTTCCCTCTTTGGTACTCTAATTTGTACCAGCTCCACCAGGGGTAGTAATGGAAAGAGCCTTTATGTAGACTAGCAGTTTGGCATTTTCAACAGCCTATCTTCTAAGGAATATCAGACAAGATGACAAAAAATATCTGAGGTCAATCTATAATAGCACTTCCAGCTAgatgcaaaacattttaaatttccatttctgaaaaatcagagGAAATATCTATACAGCCCAAATATCAACAATTGGTATAACTAGATACCCTCAAACAATGGACTCAGACAACAGCGTTGTTCTTTGCTCAAAGAACTGTAGTTCGCAGGGTGTGAAGGAGAGGATAATGTGCTGACAGTGCCTTTAGACAGACAGAAACTACACCTGCTCTGTTGGGCCACTTAAAACTGGCAAGCATTCTTTTTACAAGTAAATTTGTACTGATATCCTTGTGTAATGCTCTATTGCTGTACTTCATAGATACAATATGTGGGTAGCTAACAGCATTTTATCGTCCTTTGGGACAAAATACAATGTACGAAAGCTAGCTCTACTGCTACTATAAATGCATAGACAGGCATAATTTTTTTATGCCATCTTTACCCAACTGATCTTTAACCCTACAACACATGAAAATACTATACACAATTCTATATTCCTATTTATAGAACTGTACACCTTGCTAGGGATTTAGACTTGGAAACTCTCCACATTATCATAGTAACCAGGCCACTGAGAGTGATCtgctaaaatatttccatagGGACAGTACTTATGCATCTTGCTAAGTCCATTTCCAAAGCATCATTAACATCACTTTCAAAACAACTTAGCCTAGTTCCAGGCTGAAGTGCTGTCTTTGCGCAGACTAACGTCTCATGCACATGTACACACTACGATGTACATGATTTGCTTGGTGACTTTCTACGCCACACCTGTGACAACATGCATCTTGTGAGTTTCTGTGTGATTTGTGGGGAAACACATATCACTGATATGTGAACCTTGGACAGCCCAGCCCATTTTAGACCCATTTTTAGCCAAGCCCTAGTCCCAGTAAAGTTAAGTACCATTGTTTAACCATTATGAAAAAGTGTATTCTTAACTCACTAGTAATTTACATACAGTATGTTACCACAGTTTACTACACAGACACGTACAGTACATTCACTGTGCATTTAGAAGGAAGAACAATAGAGGAGCAATCAACGCTAAATTCTGCCCTAATAAATGATACCTAGAACTGTGATACTTGGCCTAATATAAGCAGCATGGGTACCCAAGGAAAAAGTATCTTTAGTACTGAGCTGTCTTTTTTTATGTTCATTATTAATAGCAATTAGCAATTTCAAAACATCAATATATTATAATCTACTCCAGTTCAAATTGTTCCCAGACATACAGACAACAATCTGATTAAAATGATGCACACAGAAAGATCCCTGTACTCTTGTGAAGCTCCAGTGATTTCAGTGAAAACTGGCATAGTTAAAGTTAAGAATATATCATAAGGACAAAATACCTAATTATAATTTTTGGTGTTAGGCTGGAAATCTGAACTGTTAGCATAGAATTACAACGTCAATCTTCGTGAAGTAATGTATTATCTAAAAAAAGTTTGTCTCTGTACCCTTCAATTGATTCAACAAACTTTCTGGCAATTTTTATTGTGACATAATAAAAATGGACATCATCTTCAGATTATAATAAGCCTTGAAGTGATTGTTAAGAATTGATAGCCCCCGTGACTCATGACTTCTTTCTATTACAGATCCTGACTTCACTTACCTAGGAGGCATTTTAAATCCCATTCCAGGTCTAGTATTACAGTACCAATTTCTTTAtatatgaaattttaaattaatatcaTATTGCATTTGACAGCAAGGTATATGTTCTCCCTAGACTGCCAATTTGAGCTCTCAGGAGCTGACGGAATAGTACGTTCCAGTCAAgtagaacaagaagaaaaaacaaaaccaggacaaGCAGTTGACTGCATATGGACAATTAAGGCTACTCCAAATGCTAAGGTGAGTTTCATTCATATCATTCAGCATGTAATGGGTTTCCAAGTAATTAGTAACAGGTAACAGTGACTAGCATAATTTCACACTTTCATTGAAATGAATTATGTATCAGTAGCTTAGGAAATTCAGACATAATATTGTTTCTGAAATGCAACATATACAGCAAGTCCATCGTGTTATCTTCCTATTATTTGAAACTTTAATTACAAAATAACCCTGAAAACTGTTAAAGCAACGTTTTCCAAGGACATTTGATTTGGCCTGTGGTTTTATTGGAAAACCGCAGGTAAAAATACTGGCTAACAGCTTTGATAAACTACAGTAAATCTTGCTGCTATGATTTAAAATTTTGCTGCCAATAGTTCTGCTGGAGGATTTGGTTCTGTTCAAAGTCAGCAGAATGTGTACCTGGCTCCTCCCCAGTCTAATTCACAGTCCAGCACCTTCACTAAAACCCCATCTATCTCATCAGCAGTCTGAGCTAAAATGAAAGGTTTTACCTGGAAATGCCTGAGGAGTTAtcactttttctcttctgacttTGCTATAGGATCATACCCTCTGAAAGCGCCACAGTAAAATCTGGTTGGACTTTTCTGAGTCCCAAAAGGCGCACGGTAGCTGCTTGAGTCAAAAATCAGCAATAGATATATGGGTACCTGATATTTGTGATTGTGTCTGCAGCATTACTTATGAATACTACTTATGAAGACTACTTATGAAAAAACACACTATCTTataatcattaaaaacaacTTAAGCTTTATTGTTGTGCAGAGAGAAGGATTCCAAAATACAATAACATTAGCCTATTTTCAAAAATAGAGAAGCTACATAACATTTCAGAACCATACACTTGCTAATTACTTACAAATTGCACTGAAGAATATGTAATTTTTCTCTGTATAACATACACATCTGTTATTTGCTTCTGTGTGTGTATCAAAGCACATATTACTACTTGCCTGTACCACATGtacataaaattttaaaaatatgtatttttaatagcagGACTTGCCAAGCTGACAGTCATTCTTACCCACTGCTAAGAGTTAATTAAGTAGCCCTATTCACCAACTTCCAAATCAGTACTGAAACAGCAAcctgaaagacagaaataagaGGACAAGACAAGAAACTAAAACTCCACTAATATATTTGAGCCTTTGAGGAAGTGAGTCAACCCCCAAGAGCCCTGTACTAGTCTGAGTAATAGTAGCAGTTCTTCcagaaacaataataaaacCATTTTCTCTCTACATTTCCACTTGAGTGCACCAGGTCTCATGCttaagtattttaataaattattgaaTGTTGCCAGAAGGCACAGTTGTAGTTGGGTCAGTCCTGAGATTAGATCATCATCCTAAATTATTGAGttaaaacattacagaaaaataactctTCATATTCTAAGAGTGGTTTCTCGAGCTTCAATTTTGGCAGAATTATGGTGATAAAACCTATTAGATCTGATATGGTTCCATCTCTTGAAAAAACTAAGCAtagacatttttaatttcctcaatttgattttgcattaaaaatatatttttaaactaacaATTACAGCAATGAAAGGGCTTACAAAATCTGcataatataaatttaataaatcACTCCAGATTTCAGAAAATTACTAGAATTATCAGTATAATCTAAGAGCAAAGACCTTTTATATTTACTTGCCTGGCACACTAACTAGAAGGAGCTTTTGCAGAGCTGAGCCCTTTCAATGGAAttattcctttgttttcatatgCAGATAGCTCTACTAAAAATGTgccaatttatttttagtttccaTTGTAATTTCACAGCAAATACATAAAGCCAATCATTAAATGAAAATACCAGCACATGCAGCTCAAACCCCCCCATGTTTGTGAGATAAAACATCAATAGAAGATGGGTTCTCAGTGTAGCTGAGAACTTCCACTTGTGAATCTAagacagtgggaaaaaaaaaaaaaaaaaaaagaaagaaaaaaagactatttaCAGAAAATCACTTTGCAGATCACAATCCTGAACATGCATGGAATCACATGTGTGTTCAGGAAACATACTTAGGTACCAAAGAAGtagtattttcacagaatagTGAGATGAAGCACAGGCTGCACCTTATCATAGAATGTGCAAGGGGAGAAAATGCTGGCAGCCTGCTtctggaaaacagcagaaagaaaggagaagccAGGCTGGACAAGTATAACCAATTTTTTGTGTTCTCTCTTACTGTGTTTTAAATAGAGCCTGTTAACTGTAGGTGGGGGgcatgtgttgttttgtttttttttctcactcaagagtaatgcttttgttttagtGAGTTCTTTACAAGTCAGTTTTCACGCTAGTTAAGTTTAAAAGCAAGAGATGGTAAAAGGGCAGAAAAGCAGGTAATATAGCAATAGTATGGTATTCATCCACACCGTCACCATCTAAACAAGAGTTTGAGATTCCTGTCAGTAGGCAGATGCATGAAAAATTGTGCTGTTGAAAAGGTCTTTAGTATTCGTGGTGTCAGCCAGACAGGCCATTGTACATGCACAGTCAAGACTCGGGCTTATCTGAGGAACGCACTGAGGACCTGATGGTTTAGAACCTCCTCTCCCTCAGCCTCCACATGGTTAGATTTCTTCTCTGTCAAAATTATGGACAGCTTGGGAATTTTAAAGATGGCTTTAATTTACAGGTGGCTTAATTATATATCTCTTCTACTTTCACTAGAATTTTGAGAATTCCAATATAGACCTACAAGGGATTAAAAGGCCCGATGATCTTTCTATGCAACTCTAACTTAATTGCAAGCTTTCTCAAGCTTCCTGCCCTAGCAAGATAAATTATTTGCTCACTCTTCAAGTACCATGTTGGTCTTCCAATTTCTTTGCTGCGTATGATCTACCACttatgttgctttttctttggttagatttttattttcggAGGAGTTAAGATTGGCTTAATTTTATTAACTCTTCCTAGATAGCCAGTTTACTTATCTCCTGCTTccatttttattcaaattacCCATGGTTTTCATGGTTTATGTCTTTCATAACACAGCTATGTATAAGTAATTAGCTTCCATTCTGAAGCaacaaattttaatttccttattttgcttCAGAGCTTTGCTCACAAGATTTCTTCCCTTATATTTTAGCCCGATTTTTATGAATTAGAAAGGCAAGAGAGCAGTCAAAAGACCATTAACTATTCTTTCAGGACATTTATGTGTTCCTTGCATCTGTTCTAGGGTAACAGACTGTACGCTTAGCAGAGCTGCTTAGACCTTTATTCAGCTCgtgtgttgatttttatttatttttcccccagggGGAGCAGAAATACATCAGAGTAAATTATTAAGTAAAGATTGTCTGGGGAGGGGGAATGAAATGGAGACACTTATTACAAATTCCAGGTAATATCCCACATTGACCTTTAATGAGAGGAAATGCAAGTTTAAAAGCATTGTGAATCCGGAGTTACACAAATGTATATGGGGACAAAACATCTTATTCAAGTCTAAAAATCAAAAACTGTCTTCTTTGTATTACTTTTCCTGGAGatattaatttctcttttccaaCAGATTTATTTACGATTTCTGGACTATCAAATGGAGCATTCCAATGAATGCAAAAGAAATTTTGTTGCTGTCTATGATGGAAGTAGTTCTATTGAAAACCTGAAGGCAAAGTTTTGCAGCACTGTAGCAAATGATGTCATGCTGCAGACTGGGACCGGCGTGGTACGGATGTGGGCAGACGAAGGCAGTAGGCTAAGCAGGTTCCGAATGCTGTTCACTTCATTTGTGGATCGTAAGTACATTTTAAAGTGCCTATTCTGGTATCACGGCACTTCAGGTACTTTAGGAAAAGCCATTAGCTATGTCTTGTGCAGCAGGAACTTATACTGTTTCCTTCACATACAAGTAGGTAAGTTAAATACTTGCTTTATTACAGTTATGAGCATGGTTCCTGAAGAAcggctttcctcctttcttaaaaggtttatttttcctttgaattcaAGAATAATACAGCCTTAGGGAAGGTCCTTCTCAATGATTTCTACAAACGTGCACAGACTTACTTAGAAGACAGCAGTGAGACTTCCGTAAAGATAGTCATTATTCTCATTGGAAATTAAGATGCTTCTTGAAAGCATCCTGTCTGTGAGATTTTCTTCTAAGCACTTTCTCTCTGAACTTAATTGAATTTGGTTGCTTCACGTATTTACAAAGGACAACATGGCCCAGATTGCAGAATGTGCAAACTGCAAAGTGTCATCTTCAGCACAGAAGCAAACTGAGTTTGGAACTGCACGGCAGGCCTGAGATATACGCAGAGAACTGAATAAAACATGTCGCCACTTCAGGAGAGCAGACCTATGCTTGTGCTAAAGGTTTTCAGAAAGCTCTGCTTGAAGAATTAGTAGTACACATTTGCTGCCAAAGACGTAACTGTTTTTGACAGAAGTAACACGTCTGTAGACAGTTCTGAAACGGATCCTGGTCACCATCTtgcaaaaaaatgcaagttACAGGTAACAGGTAGTTTGATGTTCAGCTCCATTGAACAGGAAAGTTTAACGCAGAATGAAAGATAGTTTCTGCACAACAGCCTTTCTGAAGTAACAGCGATTGATGGTAACTGTCTTATTGCCTGCTTTGTGTACATGGTAGTAAGAACCAGTAGAAAGAACATTTCACAAACTAGTCTATTGTTTAACCTAGAGTAGGCATTTAATAAACTTTATTGTGAATTTAAGTATGTTTTAAGCATAACCTGCTTATCAAATTAGTAACAGCTTTTCCAGTACTTTTTACTTCAATACAATTATTAATATTAGTGATGAAAGCCGGAATTAATTGCACTATCTCAAAAAATGCTATGAACTTTTCCAGGGGAAATTATCcctatgtattttaaatattatggaGCAGGGGAGGAATGAAGTGCAAGAGGCTGAAACAGTAACCACTTCTTGAGCTGAATAATTTTCCAAAGTTAGAATTCTAAAGGAATTCAGAAGTCCTTGCCAGAAGAAAGTCTGCAAAGGCATGCAGTTATTTATCTCCTAACTTGAGATACTGTTTTTCTTGGGTAGGGTAATTCAAAAATATGTGCCTGAAAActgtttcctgtatttttaaatagtctAGCGATAATCAAGTTTCCAAACTGAAAATAGTGAATCTGGGTTTATCTTCTCTTCAAATCTCTAAcctatttttctcttctatctTATTAATGATTTGTAATTATAAGAAGCCAACCATGAAAACAATcaatatttctgaaaagattTACATAAATGCGCTAACTGTGCATGACAGTCACCTAACACATACCTAGTGCTGCTTGCAAATTTGACTAAGTAATTCAGCTAACAACAttaaaaatcaatatatttgatttctggcttgATTCAGTACATGAATAATGCTATACATAAAGAACACTGTGAACACTGCGCAAGTTTTAGGCAGCTGTTATGAGAGGAGTCCAGCTATGTCCTTGAAGTCCTGCACTGGAACCAATCAATCACTGTGACTGGTAGTCAGACTTTGTACTCCCCATAtaacaaacaaaggaaaatgaagtcaATTTGTCCCATTTCCATGGACCTGTGAGCAAAAGCCATCCctaaaaaacattaaagaaactACACAGGAATGTAAAATAGAGAATGTGCTGGGGgatggagaggcagcagcagaatgCGTCATCCAAAAAGATACAAATTGAAAAAATATGGGAATAAGAAAAGGAATGTGTCTTGCATCACAATTCTTCCTCTATGCCTCCAAAAGAACTACAACTCCATACAGATTGGTACTAAAACACTAACAAATACACATGGATTCCTGACAGCTGCCCTGGACACCAATTTCATAGACCTTCCTTTGTCTCAGATATTTTAATAGATGTTGTAGACTATTACATACACAGCCTTTTAAAGTTATTGTATATAAAGGATAAATAAGATCAGTATTGAActctggggaacaccactactgactgcctccagctggacttcaTGCTTCTGGTCACATTCCTTTATGCCTCTCAGCTGAGTCAGTTTTCAGTCCACCTTGCTGTTCTCCTACGTAGTCTGTAATTCATCAGTTTCTCTACaagactgttatgggatacagTTTTGGAAACCTCATTGAAGTCAGGATATACAACAACCACCACTCTCCCCATATCTACCAAGCGAGTTTATTCCATCCCAGAATGCAAGCGGATGGCTCAAGAATGACTTCCTTATTGCAACACTAACGTCTCATTCATAACGGGTATAACTGGCATGAGCTATAACTTTCTAAGCATTGATAATACTTTAAAGCATGTCCTTCATTTTCTGAATCTACTTTCCAAACAATTAAATTCTCAGTTCAATTCAGTAATTATTACATGTGTCTTCCTCactatgacattttaaaatactaaagtTATGCAGATAAATTCTTCCAGAATACCTTCTAAATAAGTTCTGTAATATGTTAGAGGAAGAAGTACTACAGTGCTTGTACTACAgttaaagcaagcttcctacgTAGGTCTTCTTGCCAGATTGTCAGGGGTTAAAATTAACATGAAGGTAATACAAAAGCTTAAAATGAATGAGTGGAGATTATGAAAATTAAGTGCAGTAAGAAATGGGAAGACGCATAATTGGGTCAGGAAAtacaatttcaaaattaaaggcttgaaatttctgttcttctttAGGCATGACTCCCAGTTTTGTCACTGAGTCTGAAGCCTAACAGAAGGGATAAGTGAGAAACATGCGGTATTCAGGACTTGTCACCCTCCTCTACTTGTACCCTTTGGGTTTCGCTGTTGGTTTCAGAGAATCCAGACTACTCAAGAATAAATTCTTTCTATGAAACCAAGTAATAGAATGTCTATCACATCTAtgctatttaatatataattgaTTACACTAATAACAGACACTTCTGtgataaaaataacacattactgagacagaaaaaaaaataaaaatcttgtctAGTGCCCTGAAGTCATAGAGAATTTACCAagtatattatttaaaatatatatattctttttcagGATGTTCTATAAGGATTTTTCTAACATCAAGGAGCTATAACAAACATTGATGCAAAA contains:
- the NETO2 gene encoding neuropilin and tolloid-like protein 2 isoform X1 produces the protein MAPHQVCSVLEVLLVTILVVEGIAIAQKTQGGQNIGLNRIPPTQCDNWVRTSNGGHFASPNYPNMYPPNQECIYILEAAPRQRIELTFDEPYYIEPSFECRFDHLEVRDGPFGFSPLIDRYCGLKSPALIRSTGRFMWIKFTSDEELEGKGFQAKYSFIPDPDFTYLGGILNPIPDCQFELSGADGIVRSSQVEQEEKTKPGQAVDCIWTIKATPNAKIYLRFLDYQMEHSNECKRNFVAVYDGSSSIENLKAKFCSTVANDVMLQTGTGVVRMWADEGSRLSRFRMLFTSFVDPPCSGNTYFCHSNMCINNSLVCNGIQNCAYPWDENHCRERKKAGLFEQITRTHGTIIGITSGIVLVLLIISILVQVKQPRKKVMACKTAFNKTGFQEVFDPPHYELFSLRDKEISADLADLSEELENYQKMRRSSTASRCIHDHHCGSQASNIKQSRTNLSSMELPFRNDFAQPQPMKTFNSTFKKSSYTFKQAHDCPEQVIEDRVMEEIPCEIYVRGREDTAQGSLSIDF
- the NETO2 gene encoding neuropilin and tolloid-like protein 2 isoform X2, translating into MAPHQVCSVLEVLLVTILVVEGIAIAQKTQGGQNIGLNRIPPTQCDNWVRTSNGGHFASPNYPNMYPPNQECIYILEAAPRQRIELTFDEPYYIEPSFECRFDHLEVRDGPFGFSPLIDRYCGLKSPALIRSTGRFMWIKFTSDEELEGKGFQAKYSFIPDPDFTYLGGILNPIPDCQFELSGADGIVRSSQVEQEEKTKPGQAVDCIWTIKATPNAKIYLRFLDYQMEHSNECKRNFVAVYDGSSSIENLKAKFCSTVANDVMLQTGTGVVRMWADEGSRLSRFRMLFTSFVDQRKKAGLFEQITRTHGTIIGITSGIVLVLLIISILVQVKQPRKKVMACKTAFNKTGFQEVFDPPHYELFSLRDKEISADLADLSEELENYQKMRRSSTASRCIHDHHCGSQASNIKQSRTNLSSMELPFRNDFAQPQPMKTFNSTFKKSSYTFKQAHDCPEQVIEDRVMEEIPCEIYVRGREDTAQGSLSIDF